One Setaria italica strain Yugu1 chromosome I, Setaria_italica_v2.0, whole genome shotgun sequence DNA window includes the following coding sequences:
- the LOC101785679 gene encoding AIG2-like protein D: MAAPPPPAPAAAGPHSVFVYGTLMAEEVVRVLLGRAPPSSPAHLPGHRRFSLRGRVYPAILPARAHAVNGKVIKGLTDRELHVFDLFEDEEYVKRTVEVSLTDTLERSLAYAYIWGNEGDPDLYGEWDYEEWRKVHLKDYLEMTREFMDEVGQL, translated from the exons atggcggcgccgcctcctcccgcaccCGCGGCCGCCGGGCCGCACAGCGTCTTCGTGTACGGCACGCTGatggcggaggaggtggtgcgggTCCTCCTGGGCCGCGCCCCGCCATCCTCCCCCGCGCACCTCCCCGGCCACCGCAGGTTCAGCCTCAGGGGCCGCGTCTACCCGGCCATCCTCCCCGCCCGCGCCCACGCCGTCAACGGAAAG GTTATCAAGGGGCTCACCGACAGGGAACTCCATGTGTTCGACCTGTTCGAGGACGAGGAGTACGTGAAGAGAACCGTTGAGGTCTCGCTGACC GATACATTGGAGAGATCACTCGCCTACGCGTACATCTGGGGCAACGAGGGCGATCCTGACCTCTACGGGGAATGGGATTACGAG GAATGGAGGAAGGTGCATTTGAAGGATTATCTTGAGATGACGAGGGAATTCATGGACGAAGTTGGACAACTTTAA
- the LOC101786078 gene encoding molybdopterin synthase catalytic subunit — MAGGDLPPAEEATAAAAVKEAEEEEAAAEEDLIEIVEEGSGRLDIARYVDHVRDLSAGAIATFEGTTRDHFAGRHVVELRYEAYAAMARRRLAGILREARSRHALRRLAVAHRLGPVPAGEASVFVAASATHRADAMEACRYVIDELKASVPIWKKEVYDDGEVWKENREFLDRHSGAAAPAPVPAAKTGGCCGSKVRVQEA, encoded by the coding sequence atggccggcggcgatcTCCCACCTGCTGAGGAGGCAACCGCAGCGGCGGCCGtgaaggaggcggaggaggaggaggcggcggcggaagaggaCCTGATCGAGATCGTGGAGGAAGGGTCCGGCCGGCTGGACATCGCACGGTACGTGGACCACGTCCGGGACCTGTCGGCCGGCGCCATCGCGACGTTCGAGGGAACGACGCGGGACCACTTCGCGGGGCGGCACGTGGTGGAGCTCCGGTACGAGGCGTACGCGGCCATGGCGCGGCGCCGCCTGGCGGGCATCCTGCGGGAGGCCCGGTCGCGGCACGCGCTGCGGCGGCTGGCCGTGGCGCACCGCCTGGGCCCCGTcccggccggcgaggcgagcgTGTTCGTGGCGGCGTCGGCCACGCACCGCGCCGACGCCATGGAGGCGTGCCGCTACGTCATCGACGAGCTCAAGGCGTCCGTGCCCATCTGGAAGAAGGAGGTGTACGACGACGGCGAGGTCTGGAAGGAGAACCGCGAGTTCTTGGACCGCCACTCCGGcgccgcggctccggctccggtgccggcggcgaagACGGGCGGTTGCTGCGGGAGCAAGGTCAGGGTCCAGGAGGCCTGA